A region of Salvelinus alpinus chromosome 6, SLU_Salpinus.1, whole genome shotgun sequence DNA encodes the following proteins:
- the fbxo8 gene encoding F-box only protein 8: MGQGLWRVARNQQLQQEYGEHWDAGPGLDGDPRDLGMEMGANPGQAPPSPGVGDLGGGPLPPQPHPRRYPQHCQGADIYQLLRARRGKEQQGFIDLEMLPPELSITILSYLNATDLCLASCVWQDLGHDEYLWQGLCKSTWGHCSIYNRRLPYGFSYRRLYMMLDEGSLTFNANHQEGISYFMSKGILVDHPKELAKFIFCTRTLNWKMLRVYLDERRDVLDDLVTLHNFSNQFLPNALRDFFRHIHAPEERGEYLETLITKFSHRFCACNPALVRDVGLSPDAVYVLCYSLILLSIDLTSPHVKNKMSKREFIRNTRHAAQNISEDFVGHLYDNIYLIGHVAA; this comes from the exons ATGGGTCAGGGGCTGTGGAGGGTGGCCAGGAAccagcagctgcagcaggagTACGGAGAGCACTGGGACGCTGGACCTGGCCTTGACGGAGATCCCCGGGATTTGGGGATGGAGATGGGGGCTAATCCAGGCCAGGCTCCCCCCTCCCCCGGGGTGGGCGACCTGGGTGGAGGTCCCCTGCCACCTCAACCCCACCCGCGGCGCTACCCCCAGCACTGCCAAGGGGCAGACATCTACCAGCTGCTGCGTGCCCGCCGGGGGAAGGAGCAGCAGGGTTTCATAGACCTGGAGATGCTTCCTCCAGAGCTCAGCATCACCATCCTGTCCTACCTGAACGCTACAGACCTCTGTCTGGCATCCTGCGTGTGGCAGGACCTGGGCCACGACGAGTACCTCTGGCAGGG TTTGTGTAAGTCCACATGGGGTCACTGTTCCATCTACAATAGAAGGCTCCCCTATGGCTTCTCATATAGAAGACTCTACATGATGCTAGATGAAGGCAGTCTGACGTTCAACGCTAACCATCAGGAG GGTATCAGTTACTTCATGTCCAAAGGCATACTGGTGGACCACCCCAAGGAGCTGGCCAAGTTCATCTTCTGCACTCGCACGCTCAACTGGAAGATGCTGAGGGTATACCTAGATGAGAG GAGAGATGTGTTGGACGACCTGGTCACGCTGCACAACTTCAGTAACCAGTTCCTGCCTAACGCACTGAGGGACTTCTTCAGACACATCCACGCCCCAGAGGAGAGGGGCGAATATCTGGAGACGCTTATCACCAAGTTCTCCCACCGCTTCTGCGCCTGCAACCCCGCCCTGGTTCGGGACGTGGGTCTCAGCCCAG atgCGGTGTATGTGCTCTGCTACTCGCTCATCCTGCTGTCGATTGACTTGACCAGCCCGCACGTCAAGAACAAGATGTCCAAACGCGAGTTCATCCGCAACACGCGCCACGCTGCCCAGAACATCAGCGAGGACTTTGTCGGCCATCTTTACGACAACATCTATCTCATCGGCCACGTGGCGGCCTAA